One window of Cellulomonas shaoxiangyii genomic DNA carries:
- a CDS encoding lysylphosphatidylglycerol synthase transmembrane domain-containing protein, whose protein sequence is MSTPPTPAPEGAVGSQQDGPGRPADEHDAAPRTPSAAPSATATPSATASTSGVREVRPPVDVVDVPRARVHHPSDLLGLVLFSVLAVLVVVMATYAQNTTTGVAQDVQGFAVLLRRILFVPVSFLEGFTTVVVPIAVLTELALRRLGRQLIEGLVAAAGATALTAALHWALVSIGSEDLVGGLSVRLGGDWRLTLPGYVAMLAALLTVSGPRNRRRTVAWSWNLLWVTIGVVLITAGASLPGVALALLIGRVAGLAVRYAAGVTPERAYGDALIAAVRRAGFTPTAVVRVPDAVLESERGPGAADAVAALPPATPAQCALARSSGDRLYTLVDADDRRLDLLAFDGDRQVVGMLTRLWRSLRLRGIEGRSAISLRQATERAALLAYAASAAGVRTPQLLSIAEADDSMFLVQERPGDAVPLSDLEPEDVDDEVLHAIWAELALAHTAGIAHRSLTSDVVLVERTADGPRVWITAWEQGDVASSELARRLDTTQIVALLALRVGARRAVESAAAVLPEADIEAIGPLLQTVTLPRRTREEMRAHREVLADLRKALVARLPEADVQPEQLVRFGARTIFTILITIVAVFVVLGYVNVAQIGEVLADSDWRYSALTFALGLVTLLGAALTFVAFSPVRLSVWRATLVQTAATFVALAAPAGIGPAALNLRMLTRQGVTGSLAAATVALVQVSQFITTLLVLLVLTVTSGVSSPSPSTLSVSPAMLIALAVVAATVGVALLFPGVRAWAHRTAGPTVRQTLPRLIEVVGQPWRLALAVGGNVLMTMGYVLAFEAALAALGQEVGLVQTALVYLTGNTAGSVVPTPGGIGTVEAALTVGLSTIAGVNAGVAGTVALLFRLLTYWLRIPFGWAAMRYLSSKGDL, encoded by the coding sequence ATGTCCACACCGCCGACGCCCGCGCCGGAAGGCGCCGTCGGCTCGCAGCAGGACGGCCCGGGGCGGCCCGCCGACGAGCACGACGCCGCGCCCCGCACCCCGTCCGCCGCCCCGTCCGCCACCGCCACGCCGTCGGCAACCGCCTCCACCTCCGGCGTCCGCGAGGTCCGGCCCCCGGTCGACGTGGTCGACGTGCCGCGTGCGCGCGTGCACCACCCGAGCGACCTGCTGGGCCTCGTGCTCTTCTCCGTGCTCGCCGTGCTGGTCGTCGTCATGGCCACGTACGCGCAGAACACCACGACGGGCGTCGCGCAGGACGTGCAGGGCTTCGCGGTGCTGCTGCGCCGCATCCTGTTCGTCCCCGTGTCCTTCCTCGAGGGCTTCACGACCGTCGTCGTGCCCATCGCCGTGCTCACCGAGCTCGCGCTGCGCCGCCTCGGCCGCCAGCTCATCGAGGGCCTGGTGGCCGCCGCCGGCGCGACCGCCCTGACCGCGGCGCTGCACTGGGCGCTGGTCTCGATCGGCTCCGAGGACCTCGTCGGGGGGCTGTCGGTGCGGCTCGGCGGCGACTGGCGCCTGACGCTGCCCGGCTACGTCGCCATGCTCGCCGCGCTGCTCACCGTGAGCGGTCCGCGCAACCGCCGACGCACGGTCGCGTGGTCGTGGAACCTGCTCTGGGTGACGATCGGCGTCGTCCTCATCACCGCCGGCGCCTCCCTGCCGGGTGTCGCCCTCGCCCTGCTGATCGGGCGGGTCGCGGGGCTCGCCGTGCGGTACGCCGCGGGTGTCACGCCCGAGCGCGCGTACGGCGACGCGCTGATCGCCGCGGTGCGCCGCGCCGGGTTCACCCCCACCGCCGTCGTGCGCGTGCCCGACGCCGTGCTCGAGTCGGAGCGCGGGCCGGGCGCCGCCGACGCCGTCGCGGCGCTGCCCCCGGCCACGCCGGCGCAGTGCGCGCTCGCCCGGTCGTCGGGCGACCGCCTCTACACGCTCGTCGACGCCGACGACCGCCGGCTCGACCTGCTCGCGTTCGACGGGGACCGCCAGGTCGTGGGCATGCTCACGCGGCTGTGGCGGAGCCTGCGGCTGCGGGGCATCGAGGGCCGGTCGGCGATCTCGCTGCGCCAGGCCACCGAGCGCGCCGCGCTGCTCGCGTACGCCGCGAGCGCCGCGGGGGTCCGCACGCCGCAGCTGCTCAGCATCGCCGAGGCGGACGACTCGATGTTCCTCGTGCAGGAGCGCCCCGGCGACGCCGTCCCGCTCTCCGACCTGGAGCCCGAGGACGTCGACGACGAGGTGCTGCACGCGATCTGGGCGGAGCTGGCGCTCGCGCACACGGCGGGCATCGCGCACCGCTCGCTGACGTCCGACGTCGTCCTCGTCGAGCGCACCGCCGACGGCCCGCGCGTGTGGATCACCGCGTGGGAGCAGGGCGACGTCGCGTCGTCCGAGCTCGCGCGCCGGCTCGACACCACCCAGATCGTCGCGCTGCTCGCCCTGCGCGTCGGCGCCCGCCGGGCCGTGGAGTCCGCCGCGGCCGTGCTGCCCGAGGCCGACATCGAGGCGATCGGGCCACTGCTGCAGACCGTGACCCTGCCCCGGCGCACGCGCGAGGAGATGCGGGCGCACCGCGAGGTGCTCGCTGACCTGCGCAAGGCGCTCGTCGCCCGGCTGCCCGAGGCCGACGTGCAGCCCGAGCAGCTCGTGCGGTTCGGCGCCCGGACGATCTTCACGATCCTCATCACGATCGTGGCGGTGTTCGTCGTGCTCGGGTACGTCAACGTCGCGCAGATCGGCGAGGTGCTCGCCGACAGCGACTGGCGCTACAGCGCGCTCACGTTCGCCCTCGGCCTCGTGACGCTGCTCGGTGCCGCGCTGACGTTCGTCGCGTTCTCGCCCGTGCGGCTGTCGGTCTGGCGGGCGACGCTCGTCCAGACCGCCGCGACGTTCGTGGCGCTCGCCGCGCCCGCCGGCATCGGCCCGGCCGCCCTCAACCTGCGGATGCTGACCCGGCAGGGCGTCACCGGCTCCCTCGCGGCGGCGACCGTCGCGCTCGTGCAGGTGAGCCAGTTCATCACCACGCTGCTCGTGCTGCTGGTCCTCACCGTCACGTCCGGCGTCAGCTCGCCCTCGCCCTCGACGCTGTCGGTGTCGCCGGCGATGCTCATCGCGCTCGCTGTCGTCGCGGCGACCGTCGGCGTCGCCCTGCTCTTCCCCGGCGTACGGGCGTGGGCGCACCGCACCGCCGGGCCGACCGTCCGGCAGACGCTGCCGCGGCTCATCGAGGTCGTCGGGCAGCCGTGGCGGCTCGCCCTCGCGGTCGGCGGCAACGTGCTCATGACGATGGGGTACGTGCTCGCGTTCGAGGCGGCGCTCGCCGCGCTCGGTCAGGAGGTCGGGCTCGTGCAGACCGCGCTCGTGTACCTCACGGGCAACACGGCGGGCTCGGTGGTGCCGACGCCCGGCGGCATCGGCACCGTCGAGGCGGCGCTCACGGTCGGCCTGTCGACCATCGCGGGCGTCAACGCCGGTGTCGCCGGCACGGTGGCCCTGCTGTTCCGCCTGCTGACCTACTGGCTGCGCATCCCGTTCGGGTGGGCGGCCATGCGCTACCTGTCGAGCAAGGGCGACCTCTAG